The following coding sequences lie in one Actinomycetota bacterium genomic window:
- the rdgB gene encoding RdgB/HAM1 family non-canonical purine NTP pyrophosphatase, translating into MADYMEITIIIATSNANKAREFADLLPGVRVLPMPGGIELPEETGSTFEENARLKAESVLWQLRAGPESATVAGPGVWVMADDSGLEVEALGGAPGIHSARYGGEGATDTGNVDKLLAELKGKSDRRARFVCVLVCVSASNGELVARGDFEGSIAEAPRGRSGFGYDPVFIPANKKLTVSQIPAEEKNRISHRARAAHSLLAQLRGG; encoded by the coding sequence ATGGCCGATTACATGGAAATCACGATAATAATAGCTACCTCGAACGCCAACAAGGCGCGCGAGTTCGCCGATCTTCTTCCCGGCGTCCGGGTTCTGCCCATGCCCGGAGGCATCGAGCTTCCCGAGGAGACCGGCTCTACTTTCGAGGAGAACGCCCGCCTGAAGGCCGAATCGGTGCTCTGGCAGCTCCGGGCCGGTCCTGAAAGCGCGACTGTCGCCGGGCCCGGAGTCTGGGTGATGGCCGACGACTCCGGCCTCGAGGTCGAGGCGCTGGGCGGCGCTCCGGGGATTCACTCCGCCCGCTACGGCGGCGAGGGCGCTACCGACACCGGCAACGTCGACAAGCTGCTGGCCGAATTGAAGGGAAAGAGCGACCGGCGGGCGCGGTTCGTCTGCGTGCTCGTCTGCGTTTCAGCTTCGAACGGAGAGCTGGTCGCCCGCGGCGACTTCGAGGGATCTATCGCCGAGGCGCCGCGCGGGCGCAGCGGCTTCGGCTACGACCCGGTTTTCATTCCCGCGAATAAAAAATTAACGGTTTCCCAGATTCCTGCCGAAGAGAAAAACCGCATCAGTCACCGTGCCCGGGCTGCCCACAGTCTGCTAGCTCAGCTTCGGGGAGGCTAA
- a CDS encoding site-2 protease family protein gives MKWSFKIGRVFDIELRVHITFFLIIVYAAYIWGVGYHQGWAGAVYGAVLISALFLCVVIHELCHSRMAQYYGGEVASITLLPIGGVSLLKNMPDDPKKEFWVTIVGPVSNVIIGILLIPFLYLVPNQVDGAYGAFTNADVLTGISLQGFVSYMLLINFLLAVFNLLPAFPLDGGRVLRSLLAQRMSYVSATRAAVTTGQVFAFIFGIAGLLQGAWLWVIIAVFIYMGAEQEGAAAEMKTVLSRLTVGQAVEEDTKTVAPDQTLSDVVAIVLHAYQEDFPVVDGGRIVGVLTRAKLLGGLHQLGAHTTVEQVMEKEFPVVDAEARFSEVYEKMNSSGIKAIPVVKNKRLLGMVTLEHLSEVFMLLSSTDDTLMPQA, from the coding sequence ATGAAATGGTCTTTCAAGATCGGGCGCGTCTTTGATATCGAGCTGCGCGTCCACATCACCTTTTTTCTGATTATTGTCTACGCCGCCTATATCTGGGGCGTGGGCTACCATCAGGGATGGGCGGGCGCGGTCTACGGAGCCGTCCTGATCTCGGCGCTGTTCCTCTGCGTCGTCATCCATGAGCTCTGCCACTCGCGCATGGCGCAGTACTACGGCGGCGAGGTGGCGAGCATCACCCTCCTGCCGATCGGCGGCGTCTCGCTGCTGAAGAACATGCCCGACGACCCCAAGAAGGAATTCTGGGTGACAATCGTCGGCCCCGTCAGCAACGTCATCATCGGTATTCTCCTTATACCATTCCTCTACCTGGTGCCCAATCAGGTCGACGGCGCCTATGGCGCCTTCACCAACGCCGACGTACTCACCGGCATCTCGCTGCAGGGCTTTGTCAGTTATATGCTGCTTATCAACTTCCTGCTGGCGGTCTTCAACCTGCTGCCGGCTTTCCCGCTCGATGGAGGCCGCGTGCTCAGAAGCCTGCTGGCGCAGCGCATGTCTTACGTGTCAGCGACCCGCGCCGCGGTCACCACCGGCCAGGTGTTCGCCTTTATCTTCGGAATCGCGGGTCTGCTGCAGGGAGCCTGGCTCTGGGTAATCATCGCCGTGTTTATCTATATGGGAGCCGAGCAGGAGGGTGCCGCCGCCGAGATGAAGACGGTGCTGTCGAGGCTGACCGTGGGCCAGGCGGTCGAGGAAGATACCAAGACCGTGGCCCCGGATCAAACGCTGAGCGACGTGGTTGCGATCGTGCTCCATGCCTACCAGGAAGACTTCCCGGTGGTTGACGGCGGCCGGATAGTCGGGGTGCTGACGCGCGCCAAGCTGCTGGGCGGCCTGCACCAGCTGGGGGCGCACACGACCGTCGAGCAGGTCATGGAAAAAGAATTCCCGGTCGTTGACGCCGAGGCCCGTTTCTCGGAGGTCTACGAGAAGATGAACTCGAGCGGCATCAAGGCCATCCCGGTGGTGAAGAACAAGCGACTGCTGGGGATGGTGACGCTCGAGCACCTGAGCGAAGTCTTCATGCTGCTAAGCTCCACCGACGATACGCTGATGCCACAGGCATAA
- a CDS encoding Hsp20/alpha crystallin family protein, with the protein MALVRRTPYRELLDMPHEMTSLFGRPFRSLLGEPFLGLEAMRVPTDIYSKGDDMFVRMELPGIKAEDVDITLADHMLTITGQREEDKEIREDDFYRRERTYGSFERTVPLPDKVSEKDIEAGFEDGVLEIRIKGAVEAVPAKHIEVKGSKPEGKRIKAKKK; encoded by the coding sequence ATGGCACTTGTAAGACGTACACCATACAGGGAACTGCTGGATATGCCCCACGAGATGACGAGCCTGTTCGGCCGCCCCTTCAGGTCGCTGCTGGGGGAGCCCTTCCTGGGGCTCGAAGCCATGCGCGTGCCAACGGACATCTATTCCAAGGGTGACGACATGTTCGTGCGGATGGAACTGCCGGGCATCAAGGCCGAGGATGTTGACATTACTCTGGCCGACCACATGCTCACCATCACCGGCCAGCGCGAGGAGGACAAGGAGATCAGGGAGGATGATTTCTATCGCCGCGAGCGCACTTATGGCAGCTTCGAGCGGACCGTGCCGCTGCCGGACAAGGTAAGCGAGAAAGACATCGAGGCCGGCTTCGAGGACGGCGTGCTCGAGATCAGGATCAAGGGCGCCGTGGAAGCGGTGCCGGCGAAACACATCGAGGTCAAGGGAAGCAAGCCCGAGGGCAAACGAATAAAGGCGAAGAAGAAATAA
- a CDS encoding AbrB/MazE/SpoVT family DNA-binding domain-containing protein, with the protein MAKNNHPDPQFWGSATVGERGQIVIPADARQEMDIKQGDKLLIFSGMRGGALNVIKAEQVSEFVSRAMARLTKMEEIARKEEE; encoded by the coding sequence ATGGCCAAAAACAACCACCCCGATCCACAGTTCTGGGGCTCGGCGACCGTGGGCGAGCGGGGGCAGATCGTCATTCCCGCCGACGCCCGCCAGGAGATGGACATCAAGCAGGGCGACAAGCTGCTGATCTTCTCGGGTATGCGGGGCGGGGCGCTGAACGTGATCAAGGCGGAGCAGGTCTCCGAGTTTGTTTCGCGGGCGATGGCGCGGCTCACCAAGATGGAAGAGATAGCCCGCAAGGAGGAAGAATGA
- a CDS encoding ATP-binding cassette domain-containing protein has protein sequence MSTEEATEETARAAEAASAAETARAAEAAAAVAGRPPASSGAVIEVDRLTRKFNGFTAVDAVSFSIGRKEIFGFLGPNGAGKTTTISMLVTLLKPTSGTATLNGFDIATQQDAVRQSIGIVFQDPTLDDQLTARENLEFHAMLYNVPPGERESRAQRVLGMVGLLDRSRDRVETYSGGMKRRLEIARGLMHYPHVLFLDEPTLGLDPQTRSAIWEHVHELRAEYDITVFLTTHYMEEAENCDRIAIIDSGKIVALDTPGVLKHGVGGDIITLRSADAAATVAELKEKFQLEATVKPVSADTSGPAGDRIYLEAPNGRTLLPQILKGLTTEILSVAVREPTLDDVFLGLTGKQIREESVDKMDAMKTRIRRRRSMGGHR, from the coding sequence ATGAGCACGGAGGAAGCTACGGAAGAAACTGCCCGCGCGGCTGAAGCGGCCAGCGCGGCGGAAACTGCCCGCGCGGCTGAAGCGGCAGCGGCGGTGGCAGGGCGTCCGCCGGCATCGTCAGGCGCGGTCATAGAGGTCGACCGGCTGACGCGAAAATTCAACGGCTTCACGGCTGTGGACGCGGTCAGCTTTTCCATCGGCCGCAAGGAGATCTTTGGTTTTCTGGGGCCGAACGGCGCCGGCAAGACCACCACCATCAGCATGCTGGTCACCCTGCTCAAGCCGACGTCGGGAACGGCAACGCTCAACGGTTTCGATATCGCCACCCAGCAGGATGCCGTGCGGCAGTCGATCGGCATCGTCTTCCAGGATCCGACCCTCGACGACCAGCTGACGGCGCGTGAGAACCTCGAGTTCCACGCCATGTTGTACAACGTGCCGCCGGGCGAACGTGAATCGCGTGCGCAACGCGTGCTGGGCATGGTCGGGCTTCTGGATCGCTCACGCGACCGGGTCGAGACTTATTCCGGAGGCATGAAGCGGCGGCTGGAGATCGCGCGCGGGCTCATGCACTATCCGCACGTGCTGTTCCTCGACGAGCCGACCCTGGGTCTCGACCCCCAGACGCGGAGCGCCATCTGGGAGCATGTGCACGAGCTTAGGGCCGAATACGACATAACAGTATTTTTGACAACCCATTACATGGAAGAAGCGGAGAATTGCGACCGCATCGCCATCATCGACAGCGGCAAGATCGTGGCTCTGGACACCCCCGGGGTCCTCAAGCACGGCGTCGGCGGCGACATCATCACCCTGCGTTCCGCCGACGCGGCGGCCACGGTCGCGGAGCTGAAGGAAAAATTCCAGCTGGAGGCCACGGTGAAGCCGGTCTCGGCCGACACCTCGGGCCCCGCCGGAGACCGAATCTATCTAGAGGCGCCCAACGGACGCACGCTGTTGCCGCAGATCCTCAAAGGCCTGACTACCGAGATCCTCTCCGTGGCCGTCCGCGAGCCTACCCTCGACGACGTCTTCCTGGGGTTGACCGGCAAGCAGATACGTGAGGAATCGGTCGACAAGATGGACGCGATGAAAACACGCATTCGGCGGCGCCGTTCGATGGGAGGCCACCGATGA
- a CDS encoding ABC transporter permease has protein sequence MKRFRAVYIIWLRDLKRHFRDRARIIGSLASPIIFIFILGQGLGSTIGANLPVGGGTLDYKTFMFPGILGMTVLFAGVFASVSIVWDREFGFLKEMLVAPVPSWSIAVGKVVSGATIASFQGCIMLLLAPFAGVSLSPLIIAELIPTLFLVACSMTGLGVLVASRLKSMQGFQMIMNFIMMPMFFISGAMFPLANAPGWMDALSKIDPLTYGVDALRSIMLVGVPSRYAFSTDIAVIALLSVVMVAIAVTTFSRQT, from the coding sequence ATGAAACGATTCCGGGCTGTATACATAATCTGGCTGCGGGACTTGAAGCGCCATTTCCGCGACCGCGCGCGCATCATCGGCTCGCTGGCCTCGCCGATCATCTTCATCTTCATCCTGGGGCAGGGGCTGGGTTCCACCATCGGCGCCAACCTGCCGGTCGGCGGCGGCACGCTTGACTACAAGACTTTCATGTTTCCGGGAATCCTGGGGATGACGGTGCTGTTCGCCGGCGTGTTCGCTTCGGTCTCGATCGTCTGGGACCGCGAGTTCGGTTTCCTCAAGGAGATGCTGGTGGCTCCGGTCCCCAGCTGGAGCATCGCCGTGGGCAAGGTAGTCAGCGGCGCCACCATCGCCTCCTTTCAGGGGTGCATCATGCTGCTGCTGGCCCCGTTCGCGGGTGTATCGCTGTCGCCGCTGATCATCGCGGAGCTGATCCCGACGCTGTTTCTGGTCGCCTGCTCCATGACGGGGCTGGGAGTGCTGGTGGCTTCGCGGCTCAAGAGCATGCAGGGATTCCAGATGATCATGAACTTCATCATGATGCCCATGTTCTTCATCTCCGGCGCCATGTTCCCGCTGGCCAACGCGCCGGGATGGATGGACGCGCTGTCAAAGATCGATCCGCTTACCTATGGCGTCGACGCCCTGAGGAGCATAATGCTGGTTGGCGTGCCTTCCCGCTACGCCTTTTCTACGGATATCGCTGTCATCGCGCTGCTCTCCGTGGTGATGGTGGCGATCGCCGTCACTACCTTCAGCCGGCAGACGTAA